The sequence TAACAAAAGGTAAGATGAAGAAGTTTAAACTGATTGAGACCACTGCTGATATAGGTGTTGTTGCAACAGGGGATTCATTACGAGAGGCTTTTACAAATACAGCTTCTGGCTTATTCTCCATAATGACAGAAACAGATAAAGTCGAAAAGAAAGATGCTCTTCCATTTAGTGCAGAGGGAGATAATCTTGAGAACCTATTGATTAATTGGTTAAATGAGCTTATTTACCTCCAAGAGATAAACGATTTTTTCGGTAAAGAGGTTGTTATAAAAGAGTTCGTTGAAAAAAGTCTTAAAGGAGAGATATGGGGAGAGAAGATAGATAGAAATAGACATATACTCGGAACAGAGGTTAAAGCAGCTACCTATCATAATCTTGAGATAAGAGATAAAAATGGAAACTGGATGATTAAGGTAATCTTTGATATTTAATTTTTTCTGAATTGTACAGATTGTTTTAGATTTATAAGATCGATTGGTTTTTATGTCTAATAACTAAGTTTTTGTTTATATTTTAATTAAAGGAGGGAGTTTAGAGTTTGGAAAATAGACTTAGAAGATTAGATGAATACCGATGGGAACTTCCCATATCATTTAAGGAAGGAATGAGAATACCGGGGATAATCTATGCTGATGATATTCTTATGAAGGATATCATGAAAGATGAATCAATCG is a genomic window of Nitrospinota bacterium containing:
- a CDS encoding archease, whose protein sequence is MKKFKLIETTADIGVVATGDSLREAFTNTASGLFSIMTETDKVEKKDALPFSAEGDNLENLLINWLNELIYLQEINDFFGKEVVIKEFVEKSLKGEIWGEKIDRNRHILGTEVKAATYHNLEIRDKNGNWMIKVIFDI